From a region of the Terriglobales bacterium genome:
- a CDS encoding SpoIIE family protein phosphatase, with the protein MPALSPAPVLLFVQGAEQRRIVIDHTPFTIGRKTDRDLHIPDSRVSREHASILSEGGRYYIVDQGGRSGVYVNRTKRERHALEANDRCDFGLEDFYLVFNPTTPVATSSELLSQISMVPRGGGGSELAQLRLFLEAARRLRTSGVLGDVIATLLDCSLKLTHAERGFVFLRGSDGALQMGAGRNMKGETLTDDTTISRSLLNQAADSGAEFVVSDTSQSADLAGRVSIISHDLRTVIAIPLRRSGAVENSPRAGSNKKSRNPILGVLYLDSRIASRGLHGVSQDILHAIAKEAAGLLENAQLVEVEEAARRYQQELSIAGTIQQRLMTVRIPDVPFAEVQGRNLPCQEIGGDFFDVVRTPDALAVVLTDVSGKGVSAALLGSVIQGMLYSQLAQGISLESAVTAVHNFLCQKDVGEKYATMVLVRLWADGRLELLNCGHVPPRLVSGGKVTEPDNVNPAIGLLPDVSFQSMSLQLQPGDRIFLTTDCVVEAENSEGEFFGYERLDHAALTEGFEGVFRAVKEFCGSSPLQDDCTVVELLYSGGKTAT; encoded by the coding sequence ATGCCCGCACTCTCACCGGCGCCAGTCTTGCTGTTTGTGCAAGGCGCGGAGCAGCGCCGCATCGTGATCGATCACACGCCGTTTACCATCGGGCGCAAAACGGACCGCGACCTGCACATTCCCGACTCGCGCGTGTCGCGCGAGCACGCCTCGATCCTCTCCGAAGGCGGCCGCTACTACATTGTTGACCAGGGCGGACGCAGCGGCGTGTACGTCAACCGCACGAAGCGCGAACGACACGCCTTGGAGGCGAACGACCGCTGCGATTTTGGGCTGGAAGATTTCTACCTGGTATTCAATCCGACCACGCCGGTGGCCACGTCTTCGGAGCTGCTCAGCCAGATCTCGATGGTGCCGCGCGGCGGCGGCGGATCGGAACTGGCGCAGCTCCGTCTTTTCCTGGAAGCAGCGCGCCGCTTGCGGACGAGCGGGGTTCTTGGCGACGTCATCGCCACCCTGCTGGATTGCAGCTTAAAACTCACCCACGCCGAGCGCGGCTTCGTATTCCTGCGCGGTTCCGACGGCGCTCTCCAAATGGGCGCGGGCAGAAACATGAAGGGAGAAACGCTGACCGACGACACCACGATCAGCCGCTCGCTGCTGAACCAGGCGGCCGATTCGGGAGCGGAATTTGTCGTCAGCGATACCTCGCAATCCGCCGACCTGGCCGGACGCGTCAGCATCATCAGCCACGACCTCCGCACGGTAATCGCGATTCCACTGCGCCGCAGCGGCGCCGTTGAGAACAGTCCTCGCGCCGGCAGCAACAAGAAGAGCCGCAATCCGATCCTCGGGGTGCTGTATCTCGATAGCCGTATCGCCTCACGCGGCCTTCACGGCGTGAGCCAGGATATCCTGCACGCCATCGCCAAAGAGGCTGCCGGCCTCCTGGAGAACGCGCAATTGGTGGAGGTGGAAGAAGCGGCGCGCCGTTACCAGCAGGAATTGTCGATCGCGGGGACGATCCAGCAGCGCCTCATGACGGTGCGCATCCCCGACGTGCCGTTCGCCGAAGTCCAAGGACGCAATCTGCCGTGCCAGGAAATCGGCGGCGACTTCTTCGACGTTGTGCGCACGCCCGACGCGCTGGCGGTAGTGCTCACCGACGTTTCCGGCAAAGGCGTCTCCGCGGCGCTGCTGGGTTCGGTGATCCAGGGCATGCTGTACTCGCAACTGGCGCAGGGCATCTCGCTGGAATCGGCGGTCACCGCGGTCCACAATTTTCTGTGCCAGAAAGACGTCGGCGAAAAGTACGCCACCATGGTCCTGGTTCGCTTGTGGGCCGACGGCAGGCTCGAACTGCTGAATTGCGGCCACGTGCCACCGCGTCTGGTCTCCGGGGGAAAAGTCACGGAACCGGACAACGTCAATCCTGCCATCGGATTGTTGCCCGACGTCAGCTTCCAGAGCATGAGCCTGCAACTGCAGCCGGGCGACCGCATATTTCTGACGACCGATTGCGTGGTGGAGGCCGAAAACTCCGAGGGCGAATTTTTTGGCTACGAACGGCTTGACCATGCCGCGCTCACCGAGGGTTTCGAGGGCGTGTTCCGAGCGGTGAAGGAATTCTGCGGTTCCAGCCCGCTGCAGGATGACTGCACCGTGGTTGAGTTGCTGTACTCAGGCGGTAAAACCGCCACCTAG